The Cryptococcus depauperatus CBS 7841 chromosome 3, complete sequence nucleotide sequence TGACATGCGCTGCACGCTTTCGCGAGGCGCTTTCGCTTCCTTCCCTTCGTCGTCAGCTCCTCAGTCGACTTTTTCATCTCGGCGGCAGGTGGTGGTGGGAACAGGTGCTGCTCTATATAGGCGGGTCAGTGGTGAGGGCTGCTAATGGAATTGGCCTTCAGTTGATAGCGGCGAAGGCTTTTGGAGACAAAGGTAGGCGGTGAGTGGTGGTAGGTCCGTACCGCAGGAcaatggagaaggagagaaggtTAGCTCTGGCAGCTCTGCCTGTGACGAGCCGAGCTATTCAGTTGCAACGCAGATGCAGCAAAGAGATGCTAGACACAACAATGCGTGCAGACAAGACAACCCCAagtcttgtttttgtttggtCAGCGTCGCATCGAACCCTTTGTGCCAGGGATGCACGATTGCGCCTACAGAATGCTCATATCCAGTGTATACCGTCGAAGGCTGGCAGCGGCATTTGCCTGCAGGCTGCCTGGTGTTTCCCTCCATGCTTCCTGTTCTCCAAGGCTGTCATCTTTCCTCTCCGTACCCTTTTCCGACTCTTCGGGAAACGTCTGGAAATTCGGCTTTGCGGGTAAATTGCGGGGCAATGTGGGGCAAGAACGGGGCGACTTGAGGCATTCGGCAAGTTCCGGCTTTGCTTCTAGCGAGTGACCGTTATCAGGGCAGATACCACCCGTCGTGCGCAAGAGAGTAGGTGTCTGCACCTGTCAGACATGGCAAAAGACTCACCGCATCGGCGCAGAGGTTGCTCCGTATACCTCCCAGCGTTGTCTTGGCTCCAACACAATGGCTCCAGATGGTCAAGCTGTCGCTACACACAATCAGCTCGATCTGTCGGAGCGGATAAAGCAATGCCAGCCGTTGTGTCGGTAAATTAACCCGGTTCCAGTTTCTGATCAGGGTAGAATGGGCGGCACCACGTTTGTCCCTGGAGGCTTACCTGTATGTAGAGGACACATCAGATGCTTGGCCAATTCAGACAGCACTCATCAGTTAGCGACATTGCAATGTGAGTAAACAAAAATCAGACTCAGCATGCCATATATTCCCGTAGCAGCGTCTAGACCCATGCATACATCTAACAAAACCCCAGGTTGTACACGCTTGCTACCGATACACCCCATATCAGTCAAACGTGGCAGCTTTCCCGTCGAGTGTTTGTTGCAACACTGGTCATTTGTCAACCAACGAGGCGACTATACCGTATAGCTGCGGTGACTATCCACCCAGTCACCGACGGTACAGCCCTTTGACATGAGTTCCTTCCTGTGTGACGTAAGAAATGACAGCGGGAATGGTGTGCGGCACTGGGAACGACGTTGTGTGATAATCCTCGCCAGTCAGAAACGGGTGGACGAGGGCAGCTTGCTGAGGAATCAACCGAGGCTGCTGTCGGCCAAGCACGCTTTGCGTCTGTGTCTCTTTTGTTGGCGCCGCTTCCTCCTGTTGTTGGGCCAACTTGGCTTGGTGCGTCTGTCCATGTCAACCCGAGACGGAACGAGCCAACTCACCCTCATATGTCTCTTGAGATTCGACTGGACCGAAAAGTCACGCCGACAGCCGTCATGCGGACAGACGTACGCTAAACACCGTCAGCACCACCCGTCAGCACACCACCCACGTTTCTCTCCCGTATGCGAATGCATGTGAGTCTTGAGCGCAGACGGCCTCGTAAAGTTTTTTGCGCACACCGGACTGGCCAAGTCAGCGACAGCCCAGCCAGGCCGCAACCCGTCACCCACCATGCATGTagcttttgctcttttggaGCATCCTCGTCCTGTCTCTTTCGCTTGGACCCGAGCGACGGCCTCATGTGGCAAGGCTCTTGTTGCGGCAGCATCGCATCGATCCAAGACGGGTGTGGCAGCACCCGTCTGCTGTGAGAGCACATGGTCGAGGCAGCCTCTTCGGGTGATGGGTATATGGCGGACAGAGATTCTCGTTGGGAACCCAGTGAGCTTGCCATGTCGTAGCTGACAGGCCGTGAGCGAGGATATTTTAGAGGGTTGGCCGTCAAACCCCAGCCATCGTCGGTGTCCATCGTCCATCCCTCTGCTAATGGCAACGCCGGTGCCGTTGACCACGATGGGTATGACTGTCTGTCCCACGACAGTCTGGGGAACAAGAGACGTCCAGCACTGTCGTTCACTACTCTCTCTTGCTGAGCCATTCTTGCGAGATTGCTATGTGAGCTGTGAATGAGTTGGAAATGGGCTTGGAAAATTTTGAGCTCGACATTAATATATCTACTGTCATGGTGATATCGTCAGCCAAGCGtgaaaaaaataaattaaTAAATTGATTAATTAATTAattaaaataaaaaataaaaaacGATCCGTACCGtcattccatctttttgcttttgcaaCTCTACTTGGATttataaaaaaaaaaaaaagataaaagttgGTAACAAAGTCAGCGGTGAATGACTTTTGGTGGATGAGATGGACTGCTCATTACCTAGTAGCAGCGTCCACACACCAAGAAGCAGCCTATATATTTCGTCGCCGACTATGAGTGACTCATCCAAGAGTTTCCCATTCCAAGCAAGAGGAAAGGAGGAGACATCTCGCTCGACAGGCGAGATGCAGCCATCACCTCGAGGTTTCTGCGCAGCTGTCAGAGTCAGTTGCTGCTGGAATCGCCCTGAACGCCGATCAGCGTGGTTGAGAGGTTACCATGTCTGAGAATGAGTGGAGATGAGCATGCTCAATACCTTTGACTATGGCCAGAGGTATGCACAGCGACCATCTACATGCCTATGGTTAGCGTCGAGAGGCTCAATGCTAGTGGTGCTGCATTGGAAGAGTACGCAGGAGATGACTCTGGAGCGAACAGCTGATTTAATTAGTCCAACGGAAGAAGCGGAATGTGGATGAGAATCATGTAGGAATCCCCATGCTGCAGCTCGTTGATGGTTTACGACTGAGCACACTGGGTAGTAGGCAGAATGTTGCAATCGCTTCGCGGCGCTTTACCCTGCTATAACATCTCCCCAGAATATTGTAACGAGCAATTGTATCAATTACATGGATGTGTGTATACATCTACAAGTCATTGAATGATATTTATTCGTGATCCGGCTCTGAGCTTTTCGGTCTTATCCCACGTGAGAGGCACTCCAGGAGTTATACTTCTCCAAAAATCTACTCAAACCATCAGCGATCAAGACGAGCTGCGTCGACAACACTCACCTCTACCATGGCAGCCTTGTTACCTGGCTTGTTGGCCAAAAACTCTTTCAGATGAGTCTTTAACCCAGGCTGCTTCTCTAAAACCTCTTTGAGCTGTTCTTTAGGTAATTGTAACAAGGCGCCACAGCTGGCTGGCGCGATTCTCTTGGCAAGCATGATAAATCCGTCCCATAACTGAGGAATTTCCCAaattttttttgtaatCAAAGGCGGCAGAATATGGTTTGCAACAAACGAACTGACAGATTTGTAGGTAGCGACAACTTGGATGAGGGTACGGACAAACATAAGAGGGATAGTGGGCAGCTTGGCAATTTGGGACATTGCGTTGGCGAGAACATCTCCACGAAAGACTTGCGTCATGGAAAAGCATATACCGATAGCTACCGTTTGGATTAGTAGAGCTCTCACATGCAGACGATACAAACCTTCAATAGTCAGCTTGAGAGGAGCTCCTTCCTGATGTAAGGCTACCATCAGGTCCGCAGGAGTCATTTTCTGAAGTATCGAAGCAAACGCAGTCTTGACCATGTCTTTTGCTGTAGAATCACCCAGCAAGGTGACTATATTTGGCAGCTGCTTTTTAATATCCGCCTATAATACCCGTTAGTCGTTCTCCTCTTGCAGTTATACATCAACTCACTGCATCCAACTCTCCAACGATGGGCACCACAAACCTGGCGTCTAGCTCTCTCTCGCCAAGCAAATCCTTCATTAGTCCCGCTAATTTTCCGCCAGCCCCTTCAGCACTGAGAACCCCAATCACACGCATCACTAGTTTATCTGAGCCCTGTGGGAAATGGCGCAGAATCTCCAACAACTTGTCGGAAGCACCCAGGCTCTGAATAAGGGGCATCAATTGGGCTTCAACCGCATCTTTCAGTTCGGGCTCAAGTTTAGGATACAGCCGAAAGATATCATCAAGCAGTCGTTGTTGTCTCTTTGCCAGAGCAAATGCTAGCTCGACATGTTGCTGCACGTTCTCCGTGTTTGGTTCGCCCAAAAACTTGGattctactttttcttcgACTTGTTCCCCTTCTTCCATATCGACGTCTTCCGTCTGAACATCTTGCTTGACAAGGCGACGCAAGACACCTAGTGCAAAATGTATGAGATGAGGCATCATGGGCGATTCCTGGCCCCATCGTCGGACTGTGGTGATAATGGCCATGACTCGGATCTTTCGCTCAGGATGGGTGCAAAGTTCCAACAAGGTCTGCAAAGCTTGAGGTCTTATCGGTGGCCTGGTTTCGACAATATCTCTCAAGATGACAAATCCTGCCAGGGCTCGTTCAGGCTCTTGACAAACAGATTCGAGGGTAGTGATGAGAGAAGGCGGTATAGACGGAAGGGTAAGGATGAATGCAGCAAGCGATTTGTCTTTGGGATCGGCATTCGGAAGATAGGAAGATATGATGGTGTCCACATTCGCAATGTATTGGCCGGGAGCGGAGACGCCTATTCTTTCATTATACCATTCTTCATTGAGCCAAACCGAGGCAAATTTTGAACTACACAACCGATCAGCCAGATCAGATGTTTAGAAATTTCCATACCGATTGACAAAATCAGCAGTGACAAAATCGCAAATTGCTTTTCTCTTACTTTCAGCACCACGGGTCACCAGCCTCGCGAGCAACAACATCCACAGTTCTTTTGGTTTTACCGCAGTCTTGATTGCATCCGACTCCTTAGGATCTGGGAGACTTGCAAGGTCTGCACCAGTCTGCCATATTCGCTCGAGCGCCTGTGAAAGaatttgttctttttctgaTGTCTCTAGTGGTTCAGGTGCTGGTAAAGAGAATTCTGCAAACGTTGTTGGTTCCTCTTCGTTCATCATGGGCTCAAGACCTTCCAACATGAGcaaatcttcatcctcatcatccaaacCAAGCGGATCAAGcacttcatcctcgtcatcttcgtcctctacGTCCACGCCCAGTATAGTCGCCAAGAGTGGTTGCATATCAGGAGCATTTTCCCGTAACGCTTTTTGTGCATTTTGCAAAGCCGATGTTATACTCTCATAATTCACACTTCTCAGACTGCTGATGACGGATTCGACCACGTCCTCCAGTTCCATTTGGCTTACATCAATTTCGGGGCCTTTACCAGTACCGCTTCCTATGCCACCATTTAATTTAGCTCGCTTCGTTGCTTGCTCGCTGGACTCGGGGTCAAATCCTGTTTCTGAGACGTCCACTGTGTGTTTCATAGCGAGGCGTCGTTCCTTGCGAGCAGCAGCTTCGCCGACAAAAGCAGCCTCCATCCTCGCTTTCTGTCGGTCAAGAGCATCTTTGAGTTGAACATTGTGGCTTGATGTACTGTTGTGGCGAAGGAGATGGCTCATTGCAAGGCGAACAGTCTTGTCTACTGCTCGGATTTCCATGGCTGGCCGACCAACTGCGACAAGGGCGGAAGGGGTCCAGCTCGCCAAAGAATGAACAATAAGGGAGGAGAGTGATGGGCGCATCTTGGCAAAAGTAGGGAGCGCGTTAATGAGAGGATGTAATATAGCTGGATTGGATGCAGTGTAGAGCTGAGTGACTAATTGTGTCTGGAGCAGACTACCCTCCTTTTCAATATCAGACGAGTTTAGAGCGCCGTTGACTGTTATGTGGGCAATATTGACGTCGTTGCTGCCTGCTCCTCTTTGTGAAAGCTGGATTTGATGAGTTTTTAGCCTTTAACAGAATAGGAATAAACGTACTCTAGGATCAGATCCGGTGGCTCTCGTAGCGGCCAACAAGACTCTCTGGATGTATTTCCAAGCAACGGCCTTGATGCCCACATTATCTGGCTGAGCTTTAGGATCCAATGCAAGAGATATCACCCTCGCCTTTGTAATATTGAACAAGTCAAGCACTTCTTGAGATGGCTGAGATGTGGCAAGCAAACGAAACAGCATGGGATAAATGGTAGCGAGGATCGGAATAACTGCCTTGATGGTAGGTATTGAACCTGAATTAAGTAGCGTATTCAGAGCATTCAGGCAGTATTGCGCCACTATACTACTATTCAGCATGCAAAAAAATTGGCACCCAAGCAGCCTCCAGACTGACTATGGAGTTTGATATCCAATCTCAATCCACTTCTGCCTACAGTCAACGCGATCATATCCAAAGTCCAAAACCTCAAAAGCGAGTCTCCTCCATCCGTTATCAATGCCAAAAGCCTCGGTATCAGCTCAGGGAGTTTCTCCGGGTTCTGCTCAAACCTCTGGGTGGCCGCTAAAAGTCCCTCTTGCTGCTCTGATGATTCGGCATCCAGTGCAAGTGCAGCATTCAGTGCTTGCTGAGGATCTGTAGGAGCGTGTAGAGCTGGCTGATCATCTGCAATAGACAGAGCTTGTGTTGGGTCATCGTCTGTGTACAGAGACATTTCTCAGGCCGAAGGAAATGTTCTGTCAATGAAAAGGTTTTTTTAAGGAATATTGAATTTCACTTTTTACTAGAATCAAGTTCGTATCTGTTGTTGGATTTAGGCACGCAAAACAGAACTCATGATGCATTGTAAATAGGCGCGCACCGCTTTATGAATTCAGCCCTTCACgtctttcctttctccATTCCAAAGTcatctttatatatcatgGTGCGTACAATAGAGTTGTTCAGATGGACCTAGCAAGAAACTGACATTCTATTTGAGGCTGCCAACTCCCAAGGAATTCAGACTCTTCTTGAGGCGGAGAAGGAGGCTGCTAAGGTTGTTCAGACAGCTAGACAGTGTATGCCTTAGTCATTTCCGTGGCCTGCTATCCCATCGTAGTATCGTGTTCGAGGAAGGAGAGCTAACATTCACTTGGTATAGATCGCGTGCAAAAGATTAAAGATGCTAGATCtgaagcagcaaaagagattgaagcatacaaggcaaagaaggaggCAGAGTTTAAAAAGTTTGAGGCTGATGTAAGTAACATTGAGTCCACTAGTATTATATATTTAGGATTCTTTGGGTTTTGGAGCTTGAAGCTGATCAAAATATAATGGTAGCACACTTCCCAAACATCAACATCCCAGTCTTCCATTGACTCAAGGACCAAGACTGAATTGTCTAAGCTTGATTCTTCCGTAGCCAAGAACAAGGACGCCCTCATCAAAAAGATCGTGGACAGAGTCCTCCAGTCTACTCCTCATTTACACCGcaatttgaagaagattgaggatTGAGGGTAGTGCAGATAGATTTGAGATGTGATTGTGTGCCTAATACCTTTGAGAGCAACTGGAACGATACTGCCAAAAGTGACGGACACTTGATGTCTGTCTCCGACGCACCACTACACAGGGCGCCATGAAGGGTGCTTCTGACGGCGGGATTTTTATCTCCCACAATGAGGAACAATTCCCTGATTACGACTTCAAGACCAACGAACTCGATGCCAAAGTTGGTCAACAATACATTGTTGGCGGACACGTTGCCGAATACATGAAGTCccttgaggaagatgacgaACGGTAAGTATTTATCTGGGAAGCTCGACGCCGGAAACGACGAACAGagtcttgatcttttggaTACAGGCATACTGAGGTGATGCATTCGAGCGACAACTGCATGTTTTGTCATGAGCCTGTTCTATCactctccatcttgattcACTCTAAGCACAGTCTGATGTGAGCAAGCAGATTTCAATGTAAGGATGCAGCTACCTATATCCACCCAAGCAACACATTCGCAATGGGTTTGAGTGTATATAGGGCATTTGGTACAACAGAATTCTTCAATACGCAatgaaatggaagagaatatgtcaacaaaacaaagTCATATTACGTAAGATAATGAGTTGGGTCGCCTCCACTTCGACAATTTTCTTAGTCACAACTCTTTGagaaatcttttcttttcgtttttgACCCAGCCATATGTACAACATTTTCCGATCTCAACATATATACATCTCAGTCACTCACCAACCACAGCGTCTTTTGGCTACAATCCTCTGGGCATCATCTCAACAAGACGAGAGACCCAAGATACAAACATGGTTTCTTAAGTAGCCACTCGCCCAGCCCTCTGAGCCTGAAGCTTGTCACGCTCCAACAGAGACATTATTCTGGCTCTTTTACCACTTCCCTTGGCACTTGTGTTGGCTTGAAAAAGTTTCATGCTTTCTTGACAGCCCTCAGCTTTGCAAGCCTCTAAAGTGATCCTACCCCATACACtatctctcttcaacacGCGTTCGGCCTCAGCGTCCCCAGAAGTCGTTCATTTTTTACATGACTCTCAAAATCCAGCTAAAGGCGATAGAGTGACTGGCGATTTATCAGAAAAAGGTGAAGTCCTAAAGGGCGAAGATGCAGTCTCACCTGCGTGGGAGTGGGTTGGTGTTGTCCGAGTGCgtggaagtggaagagggATTGTGAACCAGGCAGACGGAATGATAATGCGTTGGGTTTGTTTGAAACTCATAGATATGATCATCTACGAAGATCAACCTCAAAATATAGTTACTCAAGAGCCCGCTTTCTCGAACCTATGACTCAAGCAGCGAACGCTGGTTGGGGGAACAAAGTAAAATAATTATAGTTAACAAATTCTACAAGACAGGACAGACAAGTTGAACGCTTGTCCATTCAAATCAACCATTAAAGCCCGACGACAAGGAAAGACAGCTAAGAGAAATTAACGAAGGGGACAGAATAGGTATGATGGCATTGGAATACAAGAATCGTATCTTTATATGCTTCAGATTCCTTCTGCATAATAATTCGTGAGCTTGGAAAGGGCAGTCATAGCAATTCAACTTCAAGCCATAGTCTGTGAATGTGAATAAACTACGTTCTGCCACGTCTATGATATCTCTTATAAGAACTACTCACAATGATCGTGAGTCGATATTTGTAGCCATATGTTCACGAGTCATCTGCGTAAGTCGCGTGCATATCCTATTACTACAGTAATACATAAAAGTATAGAGGCATACAAGCATCCGCATAATACGTCTAATGTGGGCAGATTCTGTATTTCTTATCAAACGTCTATAAAGTATTGCAAAAATTAACCTGTCAAGACCTTTTGCTGGAAAGTGATTGAAGGTTGGCATTTTCCGTTTTGTTAGGAGCGCTGTACCCATCATTGCCATTTTCAagatcttcctcttccctGTTGGGGAATTTTTCGAGACTTTCTGGCTTGTTTTCGAAATGGAGATACTTCCCAGGCCAAAAATACATGTATGTTGCGATACCAAATagcagaggaagacaaTCGAGACCGAGGTAAAATCTCTCATGTGTCGCAATGTAGCCAACATAGCTAGACAGCCAATATAAGTAAATGGCCTTTGGTAAGAAGCACTGTAACCTTACCCTTGGCTAAGTTCGATAGTACGATAAATACTTCGAATGAGAAAGCATATGCAAGTAAAGCCTAAGGCCCAATAAAGCGGCTTCCATCCGGGTCGATTCCAAAGCTGTTTGTCTTCTCTCCATCTACATAATGGAGTTAGTCTCAAACTCGTTATCGTCCATAGCCATTGACAAAACCCACGTTCGGAAACCAAAGATGGCCCACGTAATAgtaaaaaagatgaagctcGCCATCTGAATAGCAATTCCAGCCAGAAACATTTTGCCTCCCAACTGTGCAGTATTGACGTCATGGGAAGTAGATAAACCACCGCCAGCACCTTGAATGCAAAAGGTGATGACTTTGGGTGCATTAGCAACAGCATAAGCGTTTGATGACAGACAGACATACTGTCAGATGCAATAAAGATCCAAGCGATGTGACTAGCTCGAAAAGGGCGGATATACCGATGACCGTCCAGATATTGGACGAGACGCCCAAGAAGAATATAATCGCCCGCAAGAAAAGCACAAGGTGACAACACCACAAAAAGATAACAGACGATATACAGCCCTGCATATCACAAGTATCAGCCCTAGTCTGGCAACAATCTGAGAACGTACCGGAACTGTGCAGGTTTGTTCTTAACGCTACACGCAGAGCCAAACCAATGCCTTCACACCAAGCGCCAATAACAAGAGCTAAAAAGTAGTTTGCAGGTTTCCGGACAGCGTCTGCTAGCCTGATCAGCTCAGCAATAGACGTACAAACCCAATCTTGTCCGCAGAATGGCCAACATACGGAATGTGAGCACCACAGCGACAGCAAAGTAGAGCACCGCTGCAGCAATGTTGATCCCCTTGTTGGGTACATATCGAAACGGATTACACCTTCAAGGCTGTCAACATCTCCACCAAGACTTTCAACTCACAGATCCGTAGATGGGTCAGCATACGGGTCCTCAGGACACACGACATCGTCCTTCTTTCCATAGACAGCAGACAAAAACAAGACGGCCACCCATGCCAGGCGGAGAGCTTTGGGACCAGCGACGATGTTATCCATCAAAAGCTTTTCGACTTGATGCGTGGACAGTTGTATGGATGCCTTCTCTGGCTGCTTTTCTATCGGTTTTTCTTCCCTCGGAGGGGTTTTTTCCAACTCTGTCTgctttttatatcttttgttgttgcACAGCTCTTTTCATGTTTAGATATTGAAAATAATCGTTCGATATGTATAAATGGCCGGGGATCGGACAAAATGTGGGATCTAATAAGTCGAACGGAAGCAAAATGACGCGTCACgatttgacttttttgattttgttgaaatggttttgacttttgacttttaaTTTGTCTCCAAAAGATGCAAGCAACGCCAGAGACTCTCTCTCTTATCGCAAGCTACCACTCTTAGGCCATCTCTGATACAGGCAGAGGGTCAACCGGGATTCCTGCTACGCGTCCTCGACCTGGTCAAGGCAGAAGTATGTTGAATGATGCTGACTTCGGGCAAACATGTCAACGTGGTCTTAGGCGACACAGATATCTGCGATGGACAAGGCTCCTATTAAAACTCAGCTGGTACCGCTGATGATCTCTCTGGGTACACCGCAAACAGCA carries:
- a CDS encoding V-type ATPase, G subunit produces the protein MAANSQGIQTLLEAEKEAAKVVQTARQYRVQKIKDARSEAAKEIEAYKAKKEAEFKKFEADHTSQTSTSQSSIDSRTKTELSKLDSSVAKNKDALIKKIVDRVLQSTPHLHRNLKKIED